The following proteins are co-located in the Vigna angularis cultivar LongXiaoDou No.4 chromosome 2, ASM1680809v1, whole genome shotgun sequence genome:
- the LOC108338299 gene encoding uncharacterized protein LOC108338299, which translates to MLVICMCCFQEKRELFGWLALLADCCSERLCSLQPRFVIMPCFKPTCVFDVIFWVRYILSIFGGCGSSIKCFQCDLRTKMKSLSSVGLGLSIIFGCLLLALVAEVYYLLWWKKRITNREIENDYGNPVKELFYMFCWKRPSSSSLRQTSFTPPELCSSMRIGDTLVHDPEQVHSHNGKDFVFKPFGEDGIDAEYMRQQDLLGPPRFLFTIVEESKEDLESDDGKSKCDKSGKGSRGRSLGDLLVVETPYMTPTTSPPFFTPPFATPISPYNQRGFNPLFETVTDAEFNRLKSSPPPKFKFLQEAEEKLRRKLEQDENKGNGDELEGSFITILVDKKTEKEVNHHHPRPPQYHSSTSQVLPLAS; encoded by the exons ATGCTTGTGATTTGCATGTGTTGCTTTCAAGAGAAAAGGGAGCTTTTTGGTTGGTTGGCTCTTTTAGCAGATTGCTGTTCTGAGAGGCTTTGCAGTTTGCAACCAAGGTTTGTCATTATGCCATGCTTTAAG cccacttgtgtgtttgatgtGATTTTCTGGGTTAGATATATTTTAAGCATCTTTGGTGGTTGTGGAAGTTCAATCAAGTGTTTTCAATGTGATTTGAGGACAAAGATGAAATCCTTGAGTAGCGTAGGTCTTGGTCTCAGTATTATTTTTGGTTGCCTTTTGTTGGCTCTGGTAGCTGAGGTTTACTATCTGCTGTGGTGGAAGAAGAGGATAACCAACAGAGAGATTGAGAATGATTATGGCAACCCAGTGAAGGAATTGTTCTACATGTTTTGTTGGAAAAggccatcatcatcttctttgaGGCAAACAAGTTTCACTCCTCCTGAGCTTTGTTCTTCAATGAGAATTGGTGACACCCTTGTTCATGACCCAGAACAAGTTCATTCTCATAATGGCAAGGACTTTGTTTTCAAACCCTTTGGGGAGGATGGCATCGATGCAGAATACATGAGGCAACAGGATCTTTTAGGTCCTCCAAGATTCTTGTTCACCATAGTAGAAGAATCAAAGGAAGATTTAGAATCTGATGATGGAAAATCTAAGTGTGACAAGAGTGGAAAAGGTTCAAGGGGTAGAAGCTTGGGTGATTTGCTAGTTGTGGAGACACCATACATGACACCTACTACTTCTCCACCTTTTTTCACTCCTCCTTTTGCTACTCCTATCAGTCCCTATAACCAGCGAGGATTCAACCCTCTTTTTGAAACAGTAACTGATGCTGAGTTCAACAGATTAAAGTCCTCACCTCCTCCAAAATTCAAGTTCTTACAGGAAGCAGAAGAGAAGCTTAGAAGAAAACTAGAACAAGATGAAAATAAGGGAAATGGAGATGAGCTTGAAGGTTCTTTCATCACAATACTTGTTGacaagaaaacagaaaaagaggTTAATCACCACCATCCTCGTCCTCCACAGTACCATTCAAGCACTTCACAGGTACTTCCCTTAGCTTCATGA